The nucleotide sequence ATCGAGCGAGATTATTATGAGCGAGCTCAGCGACATACATAAACGCGGTAATACCATTATCATGGTAACGCACAACCCTGACCTTACGGTGCACGCCGATCGCGTCATTCAAATGCTTGATGGCCAAATCGCCAGCGATACCAAACACCCAGAGCCTGAGCCCGACCCCACCGAAAAGCGACCACTGGGAAAAATTCAGATTACTGTGCGAAACGACTCCGAGCCGAACTCAGTACCTGAGCAGCCCGAACCCACACCAGAACCAGAGGTTACCCCAGAAACCGCTCCGCAGGAAGAGCCAAAACTAGAAGAACTAGAAGTAGCAAGTAAGAAAAAGGTGAAGAGTAAGAAAAAGAAATCTAAAGCCGAGAAACAGCCAGAGGACACTAAAGCATGATACTCTCGACGAACATTCGGATCGCGCTCGAAAGTCTTCGAAGTACCCGCGTGCGCACCGCACTGACAACGCTTGGTATCATAATTGGCATAGCTTCAATAACCATGGTGCTGGCTCTGGGCGAAGGCGCAAAACAAGCCGTTGCGACCCAAGTGAAGCACCTTGATCAAAACATCCTGGTTATTCGTCCGGGGAAGGTTACCCGCCATAATGCCACCGGCGCTATCGACTATAATCCTTTGTCTTCCTATGCCGCCACTACCCTTACCGAAAATGACCTTGAAACCACTCGCAAACAACCGGGTGTTGCGGCAGCGGCCCCGCTCATGCTTATTAATGGCAGTATTAAAAAGGGAGAAGCAAGCGCCAAAGACGCTTTTATCGTCGCGACCACCCCAGAACTCGCTTCAACACTTAAAATCAATGCCGCCCAAGGGCAGTTTTTGGATGGTACTACCGCCCGTGACACAGTAGTCATCGGTGAAAGCTTATCGGTGGCCCTTTTTGGCACTGATCAAACCATCGGGCAACGCCTGAAACTAAAAGGGCAAGATTTTACCATTATTGGGGTGCTTAAAAAGATAAAAAACCCCATTGGGATCAACGGCATAAACTTCGATATGGCCGCAATTGTGAGCCTTGATGCTGGGAAGGGCTTTAACCAAGGCATTGCTCAAATTCAACAACTCACCGTTAAAGCCAAAAGCGCCGCCGAACTACCAGCAATAAAAAAGACTCTCACCGAAGCGCTACTGAAAAATCATGATGGTGAAGAGGATTTTGCGGTTCTAGGTGGTAAAGAGGCAGCCGATGTCTCCAGTAGTTTCTTTCAAGTGCTGACTTCGATGGTTGCGGTCGTTGCAAGCATTTCACTCATCGTCGGTGGCATCGGTATCATGAACAGCATGCTAGTTGGCGTAGCCGAACGCACGCGCGAAATCGGCATTCGTAAATCAATTGGCGCCAGTAACCGGCATGTTTTCTCGCAGTTTCTGATTGAATCATTAATTATGAGCCTGACGGGTGGCGTTTTTGGTTTTCTCCTGGCTTACATCGTCGCTTACGGAATCAGTCTCTTTTTGCCATTCCACCCAGCCTTCTCGTGGGGGATATTTGGCTTGGCTATGGGCGTTTCGTTAGTTGTTGGGGTGGTTTTCGGCCTCTTTCCGGCATTCCGCGCAGCACGCAAGGACCCAATCGTAGCACTCCGACAACATCATTAATACACAGAAATAAAAAGTGCAGCTATCTGTAGAGGTCACAGATAACTGCATTTGCACTAACTATACAGGAAATGAAACCTTCGTTTTACAAGACCTGTAGTCACCGTTTATAACAGCATTATGCTTAGACTCCGGGTAAGTTGCGATCTTAACCGACGTCGCGGCAGCAAACAGCTGGTCCATACCGTAAGAGGCAGCTTCTTGAGCAGCGTCTTTGCCATCCGCGCTTGTCGCCGCAATTACAGCACCATCAGTATCTCTTACCTCAGTTTCTTCCCCCTCGAAATCTTGCATGAATTTATGAATAACCTCAAATGCACAGCGTCGCGTATTAGGCTTTTCGCTCGCGAGCTGATCCAGCTTCTTACCACAGGCTCTTGTGACCGCTGCGTCAAGCTCAAGGTAGTCCTCGTTCGAGACAATGAGCTCATAAATCGACATCTTGGAATGCCTTTCAAAATCGAGTTACTTAGGCAAGAATAACTATAAATGAGTTTCAAAAAAAATCAAGATGTTGATGACCAGAACTAGTCTGTTAGCGCTATCTTCAGTTTTTCGATCAGCGCCACTGGTGTCGGATCAACATTATTCAAAATCGCAGTGTAAATACTCACAAAATCTCCAAGCACACTCCCCCACAGCATTTGGGCAAGCGGGCTCTCACCGTTTAATGGCACAGTGATTGCGTGCGGGCGCTTGCCACTCAGTAAACTATCGGAGATCATAAACCGTTTTTGTACCTGCGGATGCTC is from Verrucomicrobiia bacterium and encodes:
- a CDS encoding ABC transporter permease; protein product: MILSTNIRIALESLRSTRVRTALTTLGIIIGIASITMVLALGEGAKQAVATQVKHLDQNILVIRPGKVTRHNATGAIDYNPLSSYAATTLTENDLETTRKQPGVAAAAPLMLINGSIKKGEASAKDAFIVATTPELASTLKINAAQGQFLDGTTARDTVVIGESLSVALFGTDQTIGQRLKLKGQDFTIIGVLKKIKNPIGINGINFDMAAIVSLDAGKGFNQGIAQIQQLTVKAKSAAELPAIKKTLTEALLKNHDGEEDFAVLGGKEAADVSSSFFQVLTSMVAVVASISLIVGGIGIMNSMLVGVAERTREIGIRKSIGASNRHVFSQFLIESLIMSLTGGVFGFLLAYIVAYGISLFLPFHPAFSWGIFGLAMGVSLVVGVVFGLFPAFRAARKDPIVALRQHH